The sequence GCTTCGAGCATTTTGCGCGTCCAGGGGGAAGAGAAGCAAGCCTCTTCCAACAAGAGAATATCCGACAACATCCCAGGCGCGGCCGGAAGAATCTGAAATTCTGAACGTGGCTTCTCGTTACTCATCCGTTCTGTGGGTTCTAACGCCGCCGACCGCGAGCCAATCGGGCCGCAACTTTTTTCTCTATTCTCTTCTGACGTCGCGCTACCGACGAGATGCCTCCTGACCGTTCGTACTGGATTTCCGCTTCGGCACGTTGCACATACAACGGAGCGACCGCGCTCCCGGCAATCTCGCCTCGTCGTATTCGTTCTATTCCAATGCGAGCCACATGAATCGCCGAAGGTTTGAAGGCATGATCCGGCCCGACCGTAACCGTGATTGACTCTGGCAATGCCGCTCGAATCTCACCCTCCATCGATGACCATCCAATCCCAAACATTACGGTGTGCTCAGTCAGGCTCTGCGCAAGAGCTCGTGGGGTACCGACCTGTTCACTCAACATCCGCTTCCATCGTGCCTCCCCCATCCACCTGAACAGAGCCCAATACACCTCATCTCGACGACTCTCTAATACGGGGCAGAGAAGACGAGCCTCCCCTTGCACATTCCTCACCATCGCTTCCAAGGTAGGCACCAAGGCGAGAGGAACGCCGCTGGCCGCCCGCAGGCCCAGGCAGGTCGCAAGACCGATACGGATACCCGTGAACGAGCCAGGACCGGCTGAACAGCAGAGGCCATCAAGCTCACTGAGTCGGACTTTGGATTTGGCAAGCAACCGATCAATTGTCGGCAACAATAGAGACCCATGAGCGCCGCCCGCCTCTTGGTCATGCATGGCCAACACGTGATCATCTTCAAGGAGTGCCACACTCTGCCATGCGGTGGCCGTTTCAACTGCGAGAATTTTCATTGTGAACTATGAGGTCTGCCCCAAATCCTCTGTTTTGATTGTTTGGTTGTGCTGCAACTCATGGAACGTCACGTGAATCGTGCCCTGCCCACGACCGTCTTCTAGAGAAATCTTGAACGGGCGTAACATCCGCCGGTCCTGATCGACGGTCATTTGCGCAGGAACAATGCGGCCGTCATCCAGCGATCGAAAATCGTCGTACTGAATCATCGCTTCCACTTCGCCGTTCGACCCCAATCGATCCTCTTGCACCACCAATAATCGGTGGTCAAACCAGAGGCGGCGGATGAGCCGATGCGATGAACCCGCCCCGCCACCGCCGGACGTATACACCTCAAGGCGATATCGATCCCGCTCTTCCACGACTTTCACCGTCTCGTCCTTATGAATCGAACTCATGCCAAGAACACCACCGACCGCCCAGGCGCTCAATTGCGAGAATCGAGCGATCTTCCCCATCTCCTTCATGTCCGATTGGCGACCGGTATAGATTTTCCCTTCCAGCGGCAAGCGGAGCTTATACCAATCATCGGATTGCACGAATTCAAACAACTCGCTTCCGAAAGGCGTAAAACCCCTCAACCGCAATGCATTGGGTCGACGAAAATGGATGGTCCCTTCCACCCGCGTTGCGATTGGCATAAGTCCGCCTCTCACTTTGGCGGTGAACAATCCTTTCATTGAATGAATGGCCCCATCTCGCTGCCGTAACAGCGTCGTGAACTCCTCAGCCGTCACCCGTTTCAGCGGCAGGTCTTCCTTCG is a genomic window of Candidatus Nitrospira kreftii containing:
- a CDS encoding tRNA (Adenosine(37)-N6)-threonylcarbamoyltransferase complex dimerization subunit type 1 TsaB, coding for MKILAVETATAWQSVALLEDDHVLAMHDQEAGGAHGSLLLPTIDRLLAKSKVRLSELDGLCCSAGPGSFTGIRIGLATCLGLRAASGVPLALVPTLEAMVRNVQGEARLLCPVLESRRDEVYWALFRWMGEARWKRMLSEQVGTPRALAQSLTEHTVMFGIGWSSMEGEIRAALPESITVTVGPDHAFKPSAIHVARIGIERIRRGEIAGSAVAPLYVQRAEAEIQYERSGGISSVARRQKRIEKKVAARLARGRRR
- a CDS encoding hypothetical protein (conserved protein of unknown function) → MMKRVLRSFLIVVCGGSVLAGCALVVPKEDLPLKRVTAEEFTTLLRQRDGAIHSMKGLFTAKVRGGLMPIATRVEGTIHFRRPNALRLRGFTPFGSELFEFVQSDDWYKLRLPLEGKIYTGRQSDMKEMGKIARFSQLSAWAVGGVLGMSSIHKDETVKVVEERDRYRLEVYTSGGGGAGSSHRLIRRLWFDHRLLVVQEDRLGSNGEVEAMIQYDDFRSLDDGRIVPAQMTVDQDRRMLRPFKISLEDGRGQGTIHVTFHELQHNQTIKTEDLGQTS